In Methylobacterium sp. WL1, the sequence CCTGCTCGATACCTGCGTCTACATCGACCAGATGCAGGGGCGGGCGCCGCCCCTGGTCGAGGATCTCCTCGGCATCCGGATCGTGAACCACAGCACTGTCGCCATCCAGGAGTTGATGCACACGGTAGGGGTCCTCGATCCCAAGGACCCTCGCAGCGCCCAGGCCGTCGCGGCAATCGGAACCGCGATCGACGCGATGCCGCCGCACCGGATCTTCACGCCCGACGCCGAGATCCTGGGAAGCGCCGCCGTCTATGCGGGCATGCTCTGCCGGATCCAGGGCTATGCAAAGGACGACCGCATGGGCGCACTCCACGATTGCGTCCTGTTCCTGCAGGCGCTCAAGCTCGGCTTCTGCGTGCTCACGCGCAACCTCAGGGACTTCGACGCCCTGTTGCAACTCCGCCCGGATAGCCAGGTCCTGTTCTATCGAACGTGACCCCACAGCCTACCACTTGGTCCCCCGCGCCATTTTTCGCACGCTGGCCGTCTCATCACGTCGCCATAGCTGCGCTGCGGGAACCGGATCGTGTGCGGGGCCTTCTCCCACGACAATGATCCCTGCCGCGCTTGTCCCTCGGGACGCACGGCCAACGACGAGGACCGTGGCCCGATGCGGCGCGCCCACAGCATGGATTTCGGAGCCGAGATGGTGGGGGGCGGCGTGCGCTTCGCGCTCTGGGCCCCGACCGCCCAGAGCGTCGAACTCGTCGTCGACGGCGTCGCGCATCCGTTGCCGGAATCCGGCGGCGGCTGGCGGCGCACCGCCCTGCCCGGGGTAAAGCCCGGCGCCCGTTACGGATTCCGGGTCGACGGCGACCTCGTGGCGCCGGACCCGGCCTCGCGCTTCCAGCCGGACGACGTCTCGGGCCTCAGCGAGGTGATCGATCCGCGCGCCTTCGCGTGGACGGACGAGGCCTGGACCGGGCGTCCGTTCGAGGAGGCGGTGATCTACGAGTGCCATGTCGGCACCGCGACCCCGGAGGGCACCTATGCCGCCCTGCAGGCGCGCCTGCCCGATCTCAAGGCGCTCGGCGTCACCGCGATCGAGCTGCTGCCGCTCGCCGACTTCAAGGGCTCGCGCAACTGGGGCTACGACGGGGTCCTGCCCTACGCCCCCGACGGCGCCTATGGCCGCCCGGACGACCTCAAGCGCCTGATCGACGCCGCCCACGGGCTCGGGCTGATGGTCTACCTCGACGCGGTCTACAACCATTTCGGGCCGGCGGGGAATTACCTGCACGCCTACGCCAAGACCTTCTTCACCGAGCGCCACCAGACCCCGTGGGGCGCCGGCATCAACTTCGACGGCAAGGAGAGCGGCGCCACGGTGCGGCAGTTCTTCATCCAGAACACCCTGTACTGGCTGGAGGAATACCATTTCGACGGCCTGCGCTTCGACGCCGTCCACGCCATCCTCGACGATTCGCCGCGCCATTTTTTGGCCGAGCTCGGTGAGACGGTCCGCAAGACCTTCCCGGACCGCGACATCCACCTGATGCTCGAGAACGAGGCCAACCAGGCGCGCTGGCTCGAGCGCGACGGCGCCGGGCGGCCGAAGATGCACGACGCGCAATGGGCCGACGACCTGCACCATTGCTGGCACGTGCTGCTCACCGGTGAGGACGCCGGCTATTACCAGAGCTTTGCCGACAAACCCGTCGCGCGCCTGGCCCGCTGCCTGGCGGAGGGGTTTGCGTATCAGGGCGAGCCGTTCGCCACCCTCGACAACCATCCGCGCGGCGAGCCCTCGGCGCACCTGCCGCCGTCGGCCTTCGTGACCTTCCTGCAGAACCACGACCAGGTCGGGAACCGGGCGCTGGGCGAGCGGCTGTCGCATCTGGCCGATCCCGCGAAACTCGACCTCGCCCGGGCCGGGTTCCTGCTGGCGCCGCAGATCCCGATGCTCTGGATGGGCGAGGAATGGTCGGCCTCGACGCCGTTCCTGTTCTTCGTCGACTTCGCCCCGGACGAAGACCTGAACACGGCGGTGCGCGAGGGCCGCCGCCGGGAGTTCAAGAGCTTCGCCGCGTTCGCCGACGACACCTCGAAGATCCCGGATCCCACCGAGCACGAGACCTTCGCGGCCTCCAAGCTCGACTGGTCCGAGCGGGCGCGCTCGCCGCACCGGGAGGTGCTGGCCGAGACCACGCGCCTGCTGGGCCTGCGGCGGGAGGTCGTGGTGCCGCTGGCGAAATCCGGCTACCAGGGCGCCGCCGCCACCCTGCCGCGCGCCGACGTGGTCGACTGCACCTGGCGGTTCGGCGCCGGCACCCTGCGGTTCGTGGCCAATGTCGGCGCAGAGGCCTTCGCGGTGGATCCGGGCGGCGCCCGGGTGGTCTGGACCAACGCCCCCGACAAGACCGGACGGGACCTGCCCGCCTGGACCGGCCTGTTCCTGACGGAGCCCCGCTCGTGAGCCCCCTCGAAAAACTCGCCGACCTCGTCGGCGTCGCCTCCGGATACACCGACGCCTTCGGCAAGCCGGTGGAGACCTCCCTGGAGGTCCGGCGCGGCCTGCTGGCGGCGCTCGGCTTCGCGGTCGAGGACGAGGCCGGCATCGGCGAGAGCCTGGCCCAGGTCGAGGCCCTGCGCGGCGGCCTGGTCCCGCCGCTCCTGCCCGTGGAGGCGCGCCGCGCCGCCCGGGTGCCGGTCCGCGTCGCCGACGGATCCCCGCATACGCTGGTCTGGCGCTTGGTGGACGAGCGCGGCGCCGCCCGCGAGGGCCGGGCCAACCTGCAGGGGGCGGAGCCGGGCCAGGGTGCGGGCTTCGAGCTGCCGCCGCTGACCCCGGGCTACCACCGGCTCACCGTCCAGGCCGGCCGGATCCGGGCCGAATCCTGGGTGATCGCCGCGCCCCAACGCTGCTGGCGCCCGCGGCCCTACACGGAGGAGGGCGCCTCCGACTGGGGCATGGCCGCCCAGCTCTACGGCCTGCGCTCGGCCACCAACATCGGGATCGGCACCTACGCGGATGCCGGCGAGGCCGCCCGCGAGGCGGCGTTGCGCGGGGCGGCGTTCTTGGGGCTCAGCCCGGTCCACGCCCTGTTCGGCTCCGACCGGACCAAGATCTCGCCCTACTCGCCGTCCTCGCGGCTGTTCCTCGAGACGCTGTTCATCGCGCCGCGCAGCCTGCCGGGGCTCGCCGGCTCCCGGGCCGAGGCGCTGCTCGCCGAGCGCGCCGACGCGATCACGGCCCTGCGCGAGGCCGCGCTCGTCGATCACCAGGGCGTGGCCGACGTGCTCGACCCGGTGCTGCGCGCCCTCTGGCTCGAATCCCCGGCCCGGGCCGGCACCGACGCGGACTTCGAGCGCTTCCGCCAGGAGGGCGGCGTCGACCTCGCCGCCCACGCGGTGTTCGAGGCCCTGTCCGAGCATTTCCGGCAGCAGGGCGCCCATTGGCTGGGCGACTGGCCGGAGGAGTACCGCCGCGCCGGCACCGAGGCGGTGGTGGCCTTCGCGGCCGAGAAGGCCGAGGCGGTGGGCTACCACGCGTGGCTGCAATACCTCGCCGACCGCCAGCTCGCCGCGGCCTCCGCGACGGCGCTCACGGCCGGCATGCGGGTCGGGCTCTACCGCGACCTCGCGGTGGGCGCCGACCGGGGCGGCTCCGAGATCTGGTCCCATCCCGAGCGCTTCGCCGACCGGGTTTCGATCGGCGCGCCCCCGGACCTGCTCGCCCCCAAGGGCCAGAACTGGGGCCTGCCCGCCTTCGACCCGCTGGAGATGGAGCGGGACGGCCTCGCGGCGTTCCGGGCCCTGGTCCAGGCCAACATGCGCCATGCCGGCGCGATCCGGATCGACCACGCCTTCCAGCTCGCAAGGCTGTTCCTGATCCCGCTCGGGGCCGGCGCCCATGCCGGCGCCTACGTGGCGATGCCGTTCGAGCCGATGCTGGCGGTGCTGCGGCTGGAGAGCCACCGCAACAAGTGCCTGGTCATCGCCGAGGATCTCGGCACCGCGCCCGAGGGTTTTTCCGACGCCCTGATGCGGGCCGGCGTGCTCAGCTACCGGATCCTGGCCTTCGAGCGGGAAGGGGACGGCCGGTTCAAGGCCCCGTCCGCCTACCCGCGCGACGCGCTCACCGCCATCACCACCCACGACCTGCCGACCTTCGTCGGCTGGTGGCGCGGGGTCGACACCGACACCCGCCAGTCGCTGGGCCTGTACGATCAGGATCGCGCCGAGGCCGAGCGCGGCGAGCGGGTGGTCGAGCGCCGCCGCCTCACCGAGGCGCTGGCCGGGGAGCAGCTCCTGCCGACGGCCGATCCCCCGAGGCCGCGCCGTTCGAGGCCGCCGCCCGCTACCTCGCCCGCGCCCCCTCGATGCTGACCGCCGTGCAGTACGAGGACGTGGTCTCGGAACTGGCCCAGGCCAACGTGCCGGGCTCCACCGAGGGCTATCCGAACTGGCGGCGCAAGCTCGACCGGGACCTCGTGGACATCGCCGCCCCCGGGGGACCGCTCGCCAAGCTGGCGGCCTCGCTCTCGGCCGAGTCCCGGGGCCCGCGCTCGGGCTCCGCCCGGCTGGCCGTGCCGCCGCCGCAATCGACCTACCGGCTGCAGTTCCACAAGGACTTCACCTTCGCGGACGCGGAGCGGATCGTCCCGTATCTCAAGAAGCTCGGGATCAGCCACGTCTACGCCTCGCCGCTCCAGAAGGCGCGGCCGGGCTCGACCCACGGCTACGACATCGTCGATCACGGCGCGATCAACCCGGAGCTCGGCGGCGAGGCGGATTTCGTCCGGCTCTCCGAGACCCTGCACGGGCACGGGCTGAAGCTGCTGCTGGACATCGTCCCGAACCACATGGGCGTCGGCGGCTCCGACAACCCGTGGTGGCTCTCGGTGCTCGAATGGGGCTCCCTGTCGCCCTTCGCGGACGCGTTCGACATCGACTGGCAGCGCCTCGGCGCCGGCCGCAACCTGGTGATCCCGTTCCTGGGCGAGCGCTACGGCGAGGCCCTGGAGCAGGGCACGCTGGAGCTGAAGTTCGATCCCGAGGCCGGCGCCTTCAGCGTCTGGCACTACGAGCACCAGCTGCCGATCCGCCCCTTGAGCTATCCGACCATCCTCAACCGGGTGATCGCCGCCATCGGCGCGGTGGACGACGACACCACCGCGGAGCTGCTCGCCATCTCCGAGCGCCTGCGCGCCATGGCGATCGACGCCGACGAGACCCGCCGGACGGGCTTCCCGGAGGAGGCCGAGGGGCTCAAGCGCCGGCTCGCCGAGATCTACGGCGTCTCGCCCCTGATCCAGGAGGCCACCGCCAGCACCCTGGCGCTGCTCAACGGCTTCAAGGGCCGCCCGGACAGCTTCGGGCCGCTGCACCGGCTCCTGGAGGCCCAGGCCTACCGGCTGGCCCATTGGCGGGTGGCCTCGAGCGACATCAACTACCGGCGGTTCTTCGACGTGAACTCGCTGGCGGGCCTGCGGGTGGAGTTGTCCGACATCTTCCACCGCTCGCACGAGACCGTGTTCCGGCACATCCGCGAGGGCCGGATCGACGGGTTGCGCATCGACCACATCGACGGGCTCGCCGACCCGCTGGGCTACGCCCGCGCGCTCCAGGCCGCCGTCGGCCCGGGCTTCTACGTGGTGGTGGAGAAGATCCTGGAGCCCGGCGAGCGGCTGCGGCCCTGGCCGGTGGCCGGGACCACGGGCTACGACGTGCTCAACCAGCTCGACGGCATCCTGGTGGACAAGGAGCGGCAGGGGAAGGTCCGGCGCCTGTACGAATGGGCTTCGGGCTTCGACGAGCCCTACGGGTTCCAGCTCCGGGCCGCCAAGGCCGAGATCCTGGAGATCAGCTTCGCCAGCGAGCTGGAAGTGCTGACCTCCGATCTCAAGGAGGTGGCCGATGCCGACCGGCGCACCCGCGACTTCACCGTCAACGCCCTGCGCCGGGCGCTGATCGAGATCATCGCCCGCTTCCCGACCTATCGCAGCTACCTGCCGCCGGAGCTGGAGGAGGGCGAGGTCGAGCCCGAGGACGTGCGGCTGATCGAGGGCGCGGTCGCCAAGGCCAAGCGCTGGTCGAGCCTGCCGGACCGCTCGGTGCACGATTTCGCCGCCGACGTGCTGCTCGGGCGGATCGAGACCACGGGGCCGGGCCGCCCGGACCCGCGGGTGGCGCTGCGCTTCCGCCGGCGGTTCCAGCAGCTCACCGGCCCGGTCATGGCCAAGAGCCTGGAGGACACGCTGTTCTACCGGTACGCCTGCCTGCTCGGCCTCAACGAGGTCGGCGGCGATCCGGGCGAGTACGGCATCGACGCCGAGCATTTTCACGACCTCCAGATCGCCCGCGCCCGCGACTGGCCGAACGCCATGATCACCACGGCGACCCACGACACCAAGCGCGGCGAGGATGCCCGGACCCGGATGCTCGCGCTCTCCGAGATCCCGGAGGGCTGGGCCGGCGCCTGGGACCTGTGGCAGCGCACCGCCGGGCCGCACCTCGCCCGGATCGACGGCGAGCCGGCCCCGGATGCCAACGACCAGTGGATGTTCTTCCAGGCGATCCTCGGCGCCTGGCCGCTGGAACTCCTGGAGCGGGACGAGACGGCGGCGATCGAAGACTTCCGCGACCGGCTGATCGCCTACGGCGAGAAGGCCATGCGGGAGGGCAAGCGCCGGTCGAGCTGGGTCAACGTCGACGAGGTCTACGAGGGCGCGGTCAAGAAGCTGTTCTCGGCGCTGATCGCCCCGGGCTCGGACTTCCTGCGAGAGCTGCGCCCCTTCGCCCGGCGGCTCGCCCATCTCGGCATGCTGGCCGGCCTCGGCCGGACGGTCCTGAAATGCACCCTGCCGGGGCTGCCCGACACCTACCAGGGCACGGAGGTCTGGGACTTTTCGTTCGTCGATCCCGACAACCGCCGCCCGGTGGATTACCCGGCCCTCGAGCGCATGCTCGAGCAGGGCGGCGCACCGGCCGACCTGCTGCCGCACTGGCCGGACGGGCGGGTCAAGCAGGCGACCCTGGCGCGCCTGCTCGCCGAGCGGGCCGAGCGGCCGGCCTTCTACGCCAGCGCGGCCTACGAGCCGGTCGAGGCCAGGGGCGACCGGGCGGCCCACGTGATCGCCTACCGGCGGACCGACCCGGGCGAGGAGGGCGGCGACCTGTTCGTGGCGGTGCCGCGCCTGTTCGCCGGCATCGTCGGCGAGGCGGTCTGGTCGGGCGAGGCGTTCGCCGGCACCCGGGTCGATCTCGGGGCGGGCACGATCTGGCGCGACCTCGTCTCGGGGCGGATCGTGGAGACCGGATGGAGGGGGCCGATCTCGGCCAGCTCCTGCGCGACCTGCCCTACGCGGTCCTGCGGCGGGAGCCGTGAGGGACGCGGCCGGATCGGCGGATCTCCCCCCCCCTCTGCGGGGGCGGGTGGGCCGGTCGTCAGGCCGGGTCGGGAGAGGGGAGCCCGGGTTCAGGACATGACGCGACCGGCAGGACGGGCAAAGCTTGTTTCTGCACCGTCGCTCCCCTCTTGCGGGACTTCGCCCCGGCCCGCTCCCCTTCGGGGGCCACCCTCCCCCGCAAAGGGGGGAGGGAGGATGCGCAGGTCCGCCGCTGCTACGAAGAACACGATCGGCAGGCCCCTCGCGGACCTGTCATGCGAATCTGCTGAGAGACGGGTCGCGCGGACCTGACCATTCGCGCCGTCCCGGGCAAGGCACGCCCGCGCGGTTCGGGCGTTACGAGACATGGACCAGGAGCCAGAGACCAGCATGAACGCACCGACCAAAGCCGCCGCCGCGACGACCGGGGCCGAGGCCGTCCTGCCCGCATCCCCGGCGCCTCGCGCCGCGGGGCCGCGGATCTACAACCTGTTCCCGCTGCTGGTCGGGCGCGTCTCCGACTGGGCGGCCGAGCTGCCCCGGATCGCGGCGCTCGGCTTCGACTGGATCTACCTCAACCCGTTCCACCAGACCGGCGGCTCGAGGAGCCTCTACGCGGTGGCCGATCCCGAGCGGCTCGACGAGCGGTTCCGTGACCAGGACGGCACGCCCGATGACGCGCAGATCGGCCGGTTCTGCGCCGCCGCGCAGGCCGCGGGCCTGTCGGTGATGACCGACCTCGTGATCAACCACACCGCCGACAACGCCCGGCTGGCCGTGGAGCGGCCCGACCTGTTCATGAAGGAGCCCGACGGCTCGATCATGCATCCGGGCGCCGTCGACCCGGACGATCCCACGATCCGCACGGTCTGGGGCGATCTCGCCGAACTCGACTATCACACGCCCGCCGCCCGGGACGAGCTGACCCGGATCTGGGGCGCCTACGTGGCCCGGCTCCAGGCGCTCGGCGTCGCGGGCTTCCGGTGCGATGCCGCCTACAAGGTCCCGCCCGAGACCTGGCGCGTCCTGATCGGGGAGGCCAAGGGCCGCGACCCCGCCTGCCTGTTCGCCGCCGAGACCCTGGGCTGCACCTTCGAGGAGGCGCGCGCCACGGCCGGCGCCGGCTTCGACTACCTGTTCAACTCCTTCGCCTGGTGGGACCTCCAGAAGCCCTGGGCGCTGGAGCAGTACGAGCGCCTGCGGGTGCTGGCGCCCTCGATCGCCTTTCCGGAAAACCACGACATGAAGCGGCTGGCCGCCGAGGCCGGCGGCGGCCCCGGAGGCGGTGGCGCGGCACCTGCGCACCCGCTACGCGCTGGCCGCCTTCTTCTCGGCCGGCGTGCTGATGCCGATCGGCTACGAGTGGGGCTACCGCCGGGCGCTGCACGTGGTCGAGACCACCCCGCGCGACCGCGAGACCGACACCGGCCTCGACATCTCCGCCTCGATCCGGGCGATCAACGCCCTGCGGGCTGAACTGCCGGCCGCCAACGTCGAGGGCGCGCAGATGCGCATCTCGGCCCCCGACAGCGACCTCGTGGCGCTCGCCCGCTTCGACACCGGCCATCCGGCCTCGGCGCAGAACGCCGTGATCGTGCTCTACAACCCGTCGGACAGGCCGGTGCCGGTGGATGCCGGCACCCTCATCGCCCGCACCGGCGGGATGCTCGGCGCCTTCGTCGACCGGACCCCCGAGGCCGAGCCGATCGCGTTCCATCCCGGCAGCGCCATCGACCTGCTCCCGGGCGAGTTGCGCATCCTCAGCGCCGGGCCCGCCCAGGTCGCCCAGCTGCCCGAGCGCGACACGCCGACCGGCGAGGGCCGGGTGGTGATCGAGGCGGTGAGCCCGGAGCTCGACGGCGGCCGTTCGGCGGTGAAGCGCGTCGTCGGCGAATCCCTGCGGGTCGAGGCCGACATCTTCACCGACGGCCACGAGATCCTCGACGCCGCGATCCTGTCGCGGGTCGCCGGCACCGAGGCGTGGCGCGAGGACCCGATGGTCTTCGTCGACAACGACCGCTGGGCCGGGCAATTCCCCCTGGAGCGCAACGCCCGCTACGAATTCACCCTGATCGCGTGGCGCGACCCGTTCTCGTCCTGGGTGCGCGACACCCTGAAGAAGCGCGCCGCCGGCGTCGATGTCCGCCTGGAGACGATCGAGGGCGTGACCCTGGTCGAGCGCCGCCTCCCTGGCCCGCGGCCGGCGCTGGCGCGACGCGGGAGCGGCTCGCCGCCCTGGTCGCGGCGCTCGCCGCCGAGGAGACCGGCTCGGCCGCCCAGCTCGAGCGGATCCTGCAACCCGAGGCCGCGAGCCTGGTCCGCCGGAACGCCGAGCGGGTGAATCTCAGCCGCTATCCGGTGGTCCTGCCGGTGATCGCCGACCGGCTCGCGGCCCGGTTCTCCGCCTGGTACGAGATCTTTCCGCGCTCGCAATCGATGGACGTGAACCGCCACGGCACCTTCGACGACGTGATCCGGCGGCTGCCCGAGATCCGCGAGCTGGGCTTCGACGTGCTCTACTTCACGCCGATCCACCCGGTGGGCCGGACCAACCGCAAGGGCAAGAACAACACCCTCAAGGCCCTGCCGGGCGATGTCGGCTCGGTCTACGCGGTGGGCGCGGAGGAGGGCGGCCACGAGGCCGTGCACCCCGACCTCGGCACGCTGGAGGATTTCGAGCGGCTGGTGGCGGAAAGCCACGCCTTCGGCATGGAGAT encodes:
- a CDS encoding type II toxin-antitoxin system VapC family toxin, giving the protein MAFTFKAAERLRRQAPKTALQRRDDTALPFLEAQAQAGRPLLLDTCVYIDQMQGRAPPLVEDLLGIRIVNHSTVAIQELMHTVGVLDPKDPRSAQAVAAIGTAIDAMPPHRIFTPDAEILGSAAVYAGMLCRIQGYAKDDRMGALHDCVLFLQALKLGFCVLTRNLRDFDALLQLRPDSQVLFYRT
- the treZ gene encoding malto-oligosyltrehalose trehalohydrolase yields the protein MRRAHSMDFGAEMVGGGVRFALWAPTAQSVELVVDGVAHPLPESGGGWRRTALPGVKPGARYGFRVDGDLVAPDPASRFQPDDVSGLSEVIDPRAFAWTDEAWTGRPFEEAVIYECHVGTATPEGTYAALQARLPDLKALGVTAIELLPLADFKGSRNWGYDGVLPYAPDGAYGRPDDLKRLIDAAHGLGLMVYLDAVYNHFGPAGNYLHAYAKTFFTERHQTPWGAGINFDGKESGATVRQFFIQNTLYWLEEYHFDGLRFDAVHAILDDSPRHFLAELGETVRKTFPDRDIHLMLENEANQARWLERDGAGRPKMHDAQWADDLHHCWHVLLTGEDAGYYQSFADKPVARLARCLAEGFAYQGEPFATLDNHPRGEPSAHLPPSAFVTFLQNHDQVGNRALGERLSHLADPAKLDLARAGFLLAPQIPMLWMGEEWSASTPFLFFVDFAPDEDLNTAVREGRRREFKSFAAFADDTSKIPDPTEHETFAASKLDWSERARSPHREVLAETTRLLGLRREVVVPLAKSGYQGAAATLPRADVVDCTWRFGAGTLRFVANVGAEAFAVDPGGARVVWTNAPDKTGRDLPAWTGLFLTEPRS